From a single Pelmatolapia mariae isolate MD_Pm_ZW linkage group LG20, Pm_UMD_F_2, whole genome shotgun sequence genomic region:
- the zgc:56699 gene encoding gametocyte-specific factor 1 isoform X1, with product MASNFVIGSTTSPCRTPSAEPAQLVEEYDGKGNTDPEKLLQCPFDKNHKIRSSRFPYHIIKCRKNHPKLARELKTCPFNARHLVPKHELAHHTETCEDRVPVDMEEDGSSSSNGPCNWHVPVSTWVNPNMTEDWDQEADNTAPPFVWGETKTIGPKKQDPPTILVQSLDHPVTFHGLVFKP from the exons ATGGCGAGCAATTTCGTAATTGGAAGCACCACCAGTCCCTGCAGGACCCCTTCTGCAGAGCCAGCACAGCTGGTGGAGGAATATG ATGGGAAAGGAAACACAGACCCAGAAAAACTTCTTCAGTGCCCTTTTGATAAAAACCACAAGATCCGGTCCAGCCGCTTTCCTTACCACATCATAAAGTGCAGGAAG AACCATCCCAAACTGGCCCGTGAACTAAAAACCTGCCCTTTCAATGCTCGCCACCTGGTCCCCAAACATGAGCTGGCTCACCACACTGAGACCTGCGAGGACAGAGTTCCTGTGGACATGGAAGAAG ATGGAAGTTCAAGTTCAAATGGACCTTGTAACTGGCATGTCCCAGTTAGCACTTGGGTTAACCCAAACATGACTGAGGATTGGGATCAAG AGGCGGATAACACTGCTCCTCCATTTGTGTGGGGTGAAACCAAAACCATTGGGCCAAA GAAACAAGACCCACCAACAATCTTGGTCCAAAGTTTAGATCACCCAGTGACATTCCATGGTCTGGTTTTTAAGCCATAA
- the zgc:56699 gene encoding gametocyte-specific factor 1 isoform X2 → MASNFVIGSTTSPCRTPSAEPAQLVEEYDGKGNTDPEKLLQCPFDKNHKIRSSRFPYHIIKCRKNHPKLARELKTCPFNARHLVPKHELAHHTETCEDRVPVDMEEDGSSSSNGPCNWHVPVSTWVNPNMTEDWDQEADNTAPPFVWGETKTIGPKQETRPTNNLGPKFRSPSDIPWSGF, encoded by the exons ATGGCGAGCAATTTCGTAATTGGAAGCACCACCAGTCCCTGCAGGACCCCTTCTGCAGAGCCAGCACAGCTGGTGGAGGAATATG ATGGGAAAGGAAACACAGACCCAGAAAAACTTCTTCAGTGCCCTTTTGATAAAAACCACAAGATCCGGTCCAGCCGCTTTCCTTACCACATCATAAAGTGCAGGAAG AACCATCCCAAACTGGCCCGTGAACTAAAAACCTGCCCTTTCAATGCTCGCCACCTGGTCCCCAAACATGAGCTGGCTCACCACACTGAGACCTGCGAGGACAGAGTTCCTGTGGACATGGAAGAAG ATGGAAGTTCAAGTTCAAATGGACCTTGTAACTGGCATGTCCCAGTTAGCACTTGGGTTAACCCAAACATGACTGAGGATTGGGATCAAG AGGCGGATAACACTGCTCCTCCATTTGTGTGGGGTGAAACCAAAACCATTGGGCCAAA ACAGGAAACAAGACCCACCAACAATCTTGGTCCAAAGTTTAGATCACCCAGTGACATTCCATGGTCTGGTTTTTAA